From Tepidimicrobium xylanilyticum:
TAATGTGGGATACAGATTTGGCAAACTCATTAAATAGAGGTGACCGGCTGGCAGGTATTCTTACCGGAAATGCAAATAAAGACCAAAAAAATATATTGGCGATTCTCGATGTTATACAAATTGCTAATGAAAATATTAATTATACTGAAAAAGTGTTTGCTTTTTTAGGAAGAGTAATAGAAGTACTGGAAGCTGAGAAATGTGCTTTAATTGAATTTGATGATAGTAATAAGAAAATCGTGAATTCTTATGCCAGATCTAGATTGAACTTAAGATGGGTAGAACCTGACTTTATAAACGAAAACATTGTAGAGAAAATTTTACATAAAGGAGAAGGAGAATTTTTAATTGATTGGGAGAGTATTAGCGAAAAGAATTTAAATTTAAATATGCCAGATTGGCAATCGGTAATTGCTATACCTTTAATTTCTAATAACCAGATTAAGGCTTTAGTCTATATCACAGTTCCAATAAAAGAAAAAGAATTCGATTATAATAACTATAATTTAGCTAAAGCATTATGCGATATTTTTTCCACAATATTGGAAACATAATATAAACCTTGGGTACTAATTTAGGGTTAAATGTGATATAATATGAAAAAATTCTAATCAGTTTAAAGCGGGGAGGTGTAGAAATGTCTGTAACTATAAAAGATGTAGCAAAATTAGCAAACGTTTCAATATCTACTGTATCAAGAGTTATTAATAATTCTAAACCGGTTAGTTTAGAAGCTAGGAAAAGGGTATTAGATGCTATAGAACAATTAGGCTATAAACCTAATGAAGTAGCAAGGAGCCTTGTTACGAGAAAATCAAATTTAATTGGAGTAATTGTTACGGATATAGGAAATTCATATATAGCTGAAATGATTAGAGGAATAGAGGAAATTGGAAGGATGTACAAATACGACATAGTTTTGTCAAGTAGTTATGGTAATCCAGATACTGAAAAGAAGTTTGCTCAGTTGTTAATGAGTAAACAGGTAGAAGGCATAATATTAGTGTCTGAAAATGATAAACAAAGTGTAATAGAAGAAATTAAAGGCTTGAAAATACCTTTTGTATATCTAAATAGATATTATGATAGTCAAGACATGCCAACTGTAACCATTAATAACTTTGAAGCATCTCAAGAGATGACTAAATACTTAGTAAATCTAGGGCATAGAAATATACTATATGTTACAAGCAATGAAGATAATAAAGCTTCTTTAGAGAGATTCAAAATAGATGGTTATAAAAAAGCTATAAGTGATGTTGATAAAGCTGAGGAGTTTATATATTCAGTTAAGGGGTTTAAACCTGAAGATGGGTATAAGATGGGCGATAAGGTAATGGAAATAGTTAAAGAGAATAATATTACTGCAGTATTTTGTTGTCAAGATGAGTTAGCCATAGGATTTATCAATTATTGTTATGATAATGGAATTAAAGTTCCAGAAGATATTTCCGTTAGCGGTTATGGAGATACCAAAATGGCCTCCATATATAGACCAAGGCTTACTACTGTAAAGGAACCTTATTATGACATTGGTGCTGTTGCAATTCGAAGGATTATTAAAAATTTAAAAAGTGAGGAAAAGGAAAAGGACCATATTTATCTTCCAATCCGCATTATGAAAAGAGAAAGCTGTAAGAAAATATAATGGTGGTGTAATTTATGAGAGCTTTTATTGGATTGGATTTTGATGTGGGTTTAAAAAAGGAACTATGCGAAATTCAAAAAATACTTAAATTAAGCTCAAAAAAGGGAAGTTGGGTACCTCAGCCCAATTTCCATATTACTCTAAAATTTTTGGGCAATATTGATGAAGATAAAGTAGGTTGTATAGACAAAGCGATCAAATATGTTGCTTATAGTAATTCACCCATATCCTTAATCTTAGGGGAATTAGGTTATTTTAATAAAAAAGGCGAAGAATATGGAGTACTTTGGTTAGGAATTAAAGGAGCGGTAGAGAAATTACATCGAGTTTACGACATGATGGAAAGAAAGATGAATGAGATAGGCTTTGTTATGGAGAAAAGGGAATTCACTCCTCATATAACTTTAGGAAGAAAGGTAAAATCTAATATTCCTTTCAATGAATTATCAGAAAGCATTGAACATAAGTTGGGAAGATCATTTACCCTACATAATATTGCTCTTATGAAAAGCCATGAGGTTATGGGAAAAAGAGTATATACTCCAATAAAATATCATGAGTTTGTGAGGTATTAAAAACCACAGAGGGTAACTGTGGTTTTTGCTTTCACTCTTTAATGTATGAAAAGACGATTAGGCAATATATTAAATAAATAAAGCCTAGGAAAAAGAAGGGAAATAACATATAATATATTTGAGTATGGACAAAAATATTAGAATTGCAACTATGTACAAATATTCTGGAGTTTATGATAAAATATAAACAAATAGAGAGGGGATGTTTATGGCGAGATTAGTACAATGTGTACCTAATTTTAGTGAAGGAAGGAATAAAGAAACAATTGAGAAAATTGTGGAAGAGATAAGGAAAGTGGATGAAGTCAAATTATTAGATTATTCAATGGATAAGGACCATAATCGTACGGTAGTAACCTTTGTTGGGGAACCAGAAAAGGTTATTTTAGCAGCATTTAATGCATGTAAAGTGGCAGCAGATTTAATTGATATGAGATATCATAGTGGTGGACATCCTAGAATGGGAGCAACTGATGTTATACCCTTAATACCCATATCCG
This genomic window contains:
- the thpR gene encoding RNA 2',3'-cyclic phosphodiesterase — its product is MRAFIGLDFDVGLKKELCEIQKILKLSSKKGSWVPQPNFHITLKFLGNIDEDKVGCIDKAIKYVAYSNSPISLILGELGYFNKKGEEYGVLWLGIKGAVEKLHRVYDMMERKMNEIGFVMEKREFTPHITLGRKVKSNIPFNELSESIEHKLGRSFTLHNIALMKSHEVMGKRVYTPIKYHEFVRY
- a CDS encoding LacI family DNA-binding transcriptional regulator, whose translation is MSVTIKDVAKLANVSISTVSRVINNSKPVSLEARKRVLDAIEQLGYKPNEVARSLVTRKSNLIGVIVTDIGNSYIAEMIRGIEEIGRMYKYDIVLSSSYGNPDTEKKFAQLLMSKQVEGIILVSENDKQSVIEEIKGLKIPFVYLNRYYDSQDMPTVTINNFEASQEMTKYLVNLGHRNILYVTSNEDNKASLERFKIDGYKKAISDVDKAEEFIYSVKGFKPEDGYKMGDKVMEIVKENNITAVFCCQDELAIGFINYCYDNGIKVPEDISVSGYGDTKMASIYRPRLTTVKEPYYDIGAVAIRRIIKNLKSEEKEKDHIYLPIRIMKRESCKKI